A single genomic interval of Syntrophaceae bacterium harbors:
- a CDS encoding TRAP transporter small permease: MIRLLKTLSRGLDRLVGCAVVVLLVVMTAVTSAGVFWRYVMNDALSWAEELGCYMLVWVSFLGAALATYRGAHIGIDVVYDRIPRPAQRLLDVAVNGAIVVFMGAILLSSLRILPVVKTRISPTLSVSMDIPYLVLPVSAGIIIFQTLVRMLPEPGEGKP, translated from the coding sequence ATGATCCGCCTGCTCAAGACCCTCAGCCGCGGGCTTGACCGCCTGGTGGGGTGCGCCGTCGTGGTCCTGCTCGTCGTGATGACCGCCGTCACGTCGGCGGGGGTCTTCTGGCGCTACGTCATGAACGACGCCCTGAGCTGGGCGGAAGAGCTGGGCTGCTACATGCTGGTCTGGGTCTCCTTTCTCGGTGCGGCCCTGGCCACCTACCGCGGGGCCCACATCGGGATCGATGTCGTCTACGACCGGATCCCGCGCCCGGCGCAGCGCCTCCTCGACGTCGCCGTGAACGGCGCAATCGTCGTCTTCATGGGGGCCATCCTCCTGAGCTCGCTCAGGATCCTGCCCGTGGTGAAGACCCGCATCTCGCCGACGCTGTCCGTTTCCATGGACATCCCCTACCTCGTCCTGCCCGTTTCGGCCGGGATCATCATCTTCCAGACCCTTGTGCGGATGCTCCCGGAGCCGGGGGAGGGGAAGCCGTGA
- a CDS encoding MFS transporter, with amino-acid sequence MNVPAGDAPKSKALRFVVLMGAVSLFADMTYEGARSITGPFLGSLGASGTVVGVVSGLGELVGYSLRLVSGYLSDRTRRYWAMTITGYGVNLFAVPCLALADRWDLAAALVIVERLGKAIRTPPRDTLLSYATRQVGRGWGFGLHEALDQAGAMLGPLIVAAVLVMRGTYQAGFAALLVPALLAVVILLAARALYPSPRDLEPGGAGARAGFPRCFWIYLGAVSLVAAGYADYPLAAYHFGRVSSVPRDWIPVFYSVAMGVDALAALVFGYLFDRRGFGILIVSALVSAAFAPLVFLGGFWLALGGVVLWGIGMGAQESIVRAAVAEMVPADRRGTAYGVFNTGFGISWFAGSALMGYLYDISIPALVLFSVSAQLLSVPLLWSVKRQWANRPA; translated from the coding sequence ATGAACGTTCCCGCCGGCGATGCGCCGAAGAGCAAGGCCCTGCGGTTCGTCGTGCTGATGGGCGCCGTGAGCCTATTCGCGGACATGACGTACGAAGGCGCGCGCAGCATCACGGGCCCGTTTCTCGGCAGCCTGGGCGCGAGCGGGACGGTGGTCGGCGTGGTGTCCGGCCTCGGCGAGCTCGTCGGTTACAGCCTGCGCCTGGTGTCGGGGTATCTGAGCGACCGGACCCGGCGCTACTGGGCGATGACGATCACGGGCTACGGGGTCAACCTCTTCGCCGTTCCCTGCCTCGCCCTGGCCGACCGCTGGGATCTGGCGGCGGCGCTCGTCATCGTGGAGCGCCTCGGCAAGGCGATCCGCACGCCCCCCCGCGACACCCTTCTGTCCTATGCCACCCGGCAGGTCGGCAGGGGCTGGGGGTTCGGTCTGCACGAGGCCCTGGATCAGGCGGGCGCCATGCTCGGCCCCCTGATCGTCGCCGCCGTGCTCGTGATGCGAGGCACCTATCAGGCCGGTTTTGCCGCGCTGCTCGTCCCTGCGCTGCTGGCCGTGGTCATCCTCCTGGCGGCAAGGGCCCTGTACCCGTCGCCGCGGGACCTGGAACCCGGGGGCGCGGGGGCCCGAGCGGGCTTCCCGCGCTGTTTCTGGATCTACCTGGGCGCGGTGTCCCTCGTCGCCGCCGGCTACGCCGACTACCCCCTGGCGGCCTATCATTTCGGCAGGGTCTCCTCCGTCCCGAGGGACTGGATCCCGGTCTTCTATTCCGTGGCGATGGGCGTGGATGCCCTGGCGGCCCTCGTTTTCGGGTATCTCTTCGACCGCCGGGGATTCGGGATCCTCATCGTGTCGGCCCTCGTCTCGGCGGCCTTTGCCCCGCTGGTGTTCCTCGGGGGCTTCTGGCTTGCCCTGGGCGGTGTCGTCCTCTGGGGGATCGGGATGGGCGCCCAGGAGTCGATCGTGCGCGCGGCGGTCGCCGAGATGGTCCCGGCCGACAGGCGGGGCACGGCCTACGGGGTGTTCAACACCGGCTTCGGGATTTCCTGGTTTGCGGGGAGCGCCCTCATGGGGTATCTGTATGACATCTCCATTCCGGCGCTGGTCCTGTTCTCCGTCTCTGCGCAGCTTCTGTCCGTGCCCCTGCTCTGGAGCGTCAAGCGTCAGTGGGCGAATCGGCCGGCGTAG
- a CDS encoding DctP family TRAP transporter solute-binding subunit, whose protein sequence is MRNHRWIMTFAFVGAFVLALMPAAVQAKTTIKLAHVCTEEDIFHIQSVKFKELVEKRTNGEVEIRIFPNKQLGGKEEDLITMVQTGTIGLATITCGPITTFDPLFGVLDMPFLFRDEKHAYKVLDGPIGQRFLDSLSKIGIKGLAFGERGFRNVSNNKRPIHKPEDLSGIKIRVMQSPIYIATFKALGANPIPMGWGEVYTALQQGTIDAQENPPWVIWAFKIYEVQKYYSLTGHSYSGNVIMMNNELFKKFDPKTQKILVDSAREASAYERKVNNDGEADVLKKLREKGMQVNSVDRTLFQKASKSIYEDEYKKHPEWRKIIADIQKVK, encoded by the coding sequence ATGAGGAACCATCGATGGATCATGACCTTCGCGTTTGTCGGCGCCTTTGTGCTCGCCCTGATGCCTGCTGCGGTCCAGGCGAAGACGACGATCAAGCTGGCCCACGTCTGCACCGAGGAAGACATCTTCCACATCCAGTCCGTGAAATTCAAGGAGCTGGTGGAGAAGCGCACCAATGGCGAAGTGGAGATCCGGATCTTCCCCAACAAGCAGCTCGGCGGCAAGGAGGAGGACCTCATCACCATGGTCCAGACGGGGACCATCGGCCTGGCCACCATCACCTGCGGGCCCATCACCACCTTCGACCCGCTGTTCGGCGTGCTGGACATGCCCTTCCTCTTCCGGGACGAAAAGCATGCCTACAAGGTGCTCGACGGCCCCATCGGGCAGCGGTTCCTCGATTCGCTCTCGAAAATCGGCATCAAGGGCCTCGCCTTCGGCGAGCGCGGCTTCCGCAACGTCTCCAACAACAAGCGCCCCATCCACAAGCCCGAGGACCTGAGCGGCATCAAGATCCGCGTCATGCAGAGCCCCATTTACATTGCCACCTTCAAGGCCCTCGGCGCGAACCCCATCCCCATGGGCTGGGGGGAAGTCTACACGGCGCTACAGCAGGGCACCATCGACGCGCAGGAGAACCCTCCCTGGGTCATCTGGGCGTTCAAGATCTACGAGGTGCAGAAATACTACTCGCTCACGGGCCATTCCTACTCGGGCAACGTGATCATGATGAACAACGAGCTGTTCAAGAAGTTCGACCCCAAGACCCAGAAGATCCTGGTCGACTCGGCCCGCGAGGCCTCGGCCTACGAGCGCAAGGTGAACAACGACGGTGAGGCGGACGTCCTCAAGAAGCTCCGGGAGAAGGGGATGCAGGTCAACAGCGTCGACCGGACCCTCTTCCAGAAAGCCAGCAAGAGCATCTACGAGGACGAGTACAAGAAGCACCCCGAATGGAGGAAGATCATCGCCGACATCCAGAAGGTCAAGTGA
- a CDS encoding DNA mismatch repair protein MutS, protein MKAFLLHRDRDFDLRRDLPPFGEDLVRDLGLDTLFDAMAAGDPFVREVARKAVLTAVGNDAETIRYRQDVLRDCLRHPSVIRELYAVAEETLEREKKSYWGIFSRFPSSVLYRALEVMEIYVGMLRRLKAIQDTHGDRFESEGFRAFFAMIRRELGEDYFARVRQHLDELKFRDGLLISAGLDRGNRGTNYVLRKPHGKQESWLRRVFSRKPPQYTVTIHERDESGARALSELRDRGIHHVADALARSADHILSFFSLLRAELAFYVGCLNLHDRLSQLGGPTAFPLAGAPGGKGHAFRGLYDACLALTLGRGVVSNGMDAGGRPLVIITGANQGGKTVFLRSIGLSQLMMQSGMFVPAESFRAGICDGLFTHFKREEDPTMKSGKLDEELARMSAIAERLTANAMVLFNESFAATNEREGSEIARQITCALVDRGVRVYYVTHLYAFARGLLEDRAGDTLFLRAERLPDGGRTFRIVEGEPLQTSYGKDLYDAIFGRRSAGPAQPADGPAIAGEKTEGGA, encoded by the coding sequence ATGAAGGCGTTTCTCCTGCACAGGGACCGGGATTTCGACCTGCGGCGCGACCTGCCGCCCTTCGGGGAGGACCTGGTCCGGGACCTGGGGCTGGACACGCTGTTCGATGCCATGGCGGCGGGCGACCCCTTCGTGCGGGAGGTGGCCCGAAAGGCCGTCCTGACCGCCGTGGGCAACGACGCGGAGACGATCCGCTACCGCCAGGACGTCCTCAGGGACTGCCTGCGCCACCCGTCCGTGATCCGGGAGCTCTACGCCGTCGCGGAGGAAACCCTCGAGCGGGAAAAGAAGAGCTACTGGGGCATCTTCAGCCGTTTCCCCAGCTCGGTCCTGTACCGCGCCCTCGAGGTGATGGAGATTTACGTGGGGATGCTCCGGAGGCTCAAGGCGATCCAGGATACGCACGGGGACCGGTTCGAGTCGGAGGGGTTCCGGGCCTTCTTCGCCATGATCCGCAGGGAACTCGGGGAGGACTACTTCGCCCGCGTCCGGCAACACCTCGACGAGCTGAAATTCCGCGACGGGCTGCTGATCAGCGCCGGGCTGGACAGGGGCAACAGGGGGACGAACTACGTCCTGCGCAAGCCGCACGGGAAACAGGAAAGCTGGCTGAGGCGGGTTTTCTCCCGGAAGCCCCCCCAGTACACCGTGACGATCCACGAGCGCGACGAAAGCGGAGCCAGGGCCCTGTCGGAGTTGAGAGACAGGGGGATCCACCACGTGGCCGATGCGCTCGCCCGGTCCGCGGATCACATCCTGAGTTTTTTCAGCCTGCTCAGGGCGGAATTGGCCTTTTACGTCGGCTGCCTGAACCTGCACGACCGGCTCTCGCAGCTGGGCGGGCCGACCGCGTTCCCCCTCGCCGGGGCGCCGGGCGGGAAGGGGCACGCCTTCCGGGGGCTCTACGATGCCTGCCTGGCGCTGACCCTGGGGCGGGGCGTCGTGAGCAACGGGATGGACGCCGGCGGCAGGCCCCTGGTGATCATCACGGGGGCCAACCAGGGCGGCAAGACGGTCTTCCTGCGGAGCATCGGCCTGTCCCAGCTGATGATGCAGTCCGGGATGTTCGTGCCGGCGGAATCCTTCCGTGCGGGCATCTGCGACGGCCTGTTCACGCACTTCAAGCGGGAAGAGGACCCCACCATGAAAAGCGGCAAGCTCGACGAGGAACTCGCGCGGATGAGCGCCATCGCGGAGAGGCTCACGGCGAATGCCATGGTGCTGTTCAACGAGTCCTTCGCCGCGACGAACGAACGGGAAGGCTCGGAGATTGCGAGGCAGATCACCTGCGCGCTGGTGGACAGGGGCGTCCGGGTCTATTACGTCACCCATCTCTACGCATTCGCCCGCGGGCTGCTCGAGGACAGGGCGGGCGACACCCTTTTCCTGCGCGCGGAGAGGCTGCCCGACGGGGGGCGGACGTTCCGGATCGTCGAAGGCGAGCCCCTGCAGACGAGCTACGGGAAGGATCTCTATGACGCGATTTTCGGGCGTCGTTCCGCCGGGCCTGCACAACCCGCGGATGGGCCGGCGATCGCGGGGGAGAAGACGGAGGGGGGTGCATGA
- a CDS encoding ATPase P, producing MIDIRIPGFGQVVLEHLVLDFNGTLACDGILAEGVRELLGRLSRDLEIHVVTADTHGSAAAACEGLPCRLVVLPEGNQDVAKRDYVRELGAARTVCIGNGRNDRLMVREAAVGLCVIGGEGASAETASAAPVVCGDIRTALELLLHPKRLVATLRS from the coding sequence ATGATCGACATCCGCATACCCGGGTTCGGGCAGGTTGTCCTGGAGCACCTGGTGCTCGATTTCAACGGCACGCTGGCCTGCGACGGGATCCTCGCCGAGGGGGTGCGGGAGCTGCTCGGGCGGCTCTCGCGGGACCTGGAGATCCACGTCGTGACGGCGGACACCCACGGCAGCGCGGCCGCGGCATGCGAGGGCCTGCCCTGCCGCCTGGTCGTTCTGCCCGAAGGGAACCAGGACGTTGCAAAGCGGGACTACGTGCGGGAACTGGGCGCGGCACGGACGGTCTGCATCGGCAACGGCCGCAACGACCGGCTCATGGTCCGGGAGGCCGCCGTCGGCCTCTGCGTGATCGGGGGGGAGGGGGCCTCGGCGGAAACGGCGTCGGCGGCCCCTGTCGTCTGCGGGGACATACGGACCGCCCTCGAACTTCTTCTCCATCCGAAGCGGCTCGTCGCCACCTTGCGCTCGTGA